One Pseudomonas abieticivorans genomic region harbors:
- a CDS encoding DUF4440 domain-containing protein gives MQNNELGDALRERLNVLEALWQQKDAAAIVDELYTHDTEITGAGTTHLYSGSGALRDLVATLVTDTHAARIRIDRLRRLAENVAYTWVTWELQTDEPAPFHMKSLFVWTLEAQGWRIIADMYADGVISA, from the coding sequence ATGCAAAACAATGAACTAGGGGATGCCCTGCGAGAGCGCTTGAATGTACTGGAAGCGCTGTGGCAACAAAAAGATGCCGCGGCCATCGTCGATGAACTGTATACCCACGACACCGAAATCACCGGTGCCGGCACCACCCACCTGTACTCGGGCAGCGGGGCGCTGCGCGACCTGGTCGCCACTTTGGTCACTGACACCCATGCGGCCCGCATCCGCATCGATCGGCTTCGCCGCCTGGCAGAGAATGTCGCCTACACCTGGGTGACGTGGGAGCTGCAAACCGATGAGCCAGCGCCATTTCACATGAAAAGCCTGTTCGTGTGGACGCTCGAAGCCCAAGGCTGGCGAATCATCGCCGACATGTACGCCGATGGTGTGATTAGCGCGTGA
- a CDS encoding NAD(P)/FAD-dependent oxidoreductase, with translation MLSVETPTTYYTATRKYDLKFPDLEHDIEADVVVIGGGFSGVNTALELAEQGVKNVVVLEARYLGFGGSGRNGGHVMAGIGHDLEKIRKHVGEDGLRAIFEISDQGAAIIQSRINKYCIDADFRHGYGYLGFNKRQGKLLQAWEKEYKELSPECEIAYLEGADVKKIVGSDAYSCALMHMGNGHIHSLNLLLGEAQALVSLGGQVFENTPVLEVTYGDTIHVRTAKGSVKAQKIVWSCGAFLDRLEPELHKTMISTYAFQLVTEPLSDALIEQISPIRGAFSDIRPVIDYYRVTNENRLLFGAATYCIDHIPNNLKEWNRKLMLNIFPYLKDVKIDLAWGGPMECSANLFPQIGTLPGRPNAFYVQGYSGFGVTPSHVVSRVLAEGILGGSKHYDVMSSIPRSQIYGKEQFRAFIYTFGKVTHQLGGYFNGRR, from the coding sequence ATGCTATCTGTTGAAACACCCACTACTTATTACACGGCCACACGTAAATACGACCTGAAATTCCCCGACCTTGAACACGACATCGAAGCGGATGTGGTAGTGATCGGCGGTGGCTTTTCGGGCGTCAACACGGCATTGGAACTGGCAGAGCAGGGCGTCAAGAATGTCGTGGTGCTGGAAGCACGTTACTTGGGTTTCGGCGGCTCGGGGCGCAATGGCGGGCACGTCATGGCCGGTATCGGGCATGACCTGGAGAAGATCCGCAAACACGTTGGCGAAGACGGTCTGCGGGCGATCTTTGAAATCAGCGACCAGGGCGCCGCGATTATTCAAAGCCGTATCAACAAGTACTGCATCGATGCCGATTTTCGCCATGGCTACGGTTACCTCGGCTTCAACAAACGCCAAGGCAAGCTGCTGCAAGCCTGGGAGAAAGAGTACAAGGAGCTGAGCCCCGAGTGCGAAATCGCCTACCTGGAAGGTGCCGACGTCAAAAAAATCGTCGGTTCGGACGCCTACAGCTGCGCGTTGATGCACATGGGCAACGGCCATATCCACTCGCTGAACCTGTTGCTGGGTGAGGCGCAAGCGTTGGTCAGCCTGGGCGGGCAGGTGTTTGAAAACACCCCGGTGCTGGAAGTCACCTATGGCGACACCATCCATGTGCGCACCGCCAAGGGCTCGGTCAAGGCCCAGAAAATCGTCTGGTCGTGTGGCGCCTTTCTCGACCGTCTTGAGCCGGAACTGCACAAGACGATGATCAGTACCTACGCCTTCCAGCTGGTCACCGAACCGCTTTCGGACGCGTTGATTGAACAAATCAGCCCCATCCGTGGCGCCTTCAGTGATATCCGCCCGGTGATCGACTACTACCGGGTCACCAATGAAAACCGCCTGCTGTTTGGCGCCGCCACGTACTGCATTGACCATATTCCCAACAACTTGAAGGAATGGAATCGCAAGTTGATGTTGAACATCTTTCCCTACCTCAAGGACGTCAAGATCGACCTGGCCTGGGGCGGCCCCATGGAGTGCTCGGCTAACCTGTTCCCGCAGATCGGCACCTTGCCCGGCCGGCCGAACGCCTTCTATGTACAAGGGTATTCCGGCTTCGGCGTAACCCCCAGCCACGTGGTCAGCCGGGTGTTGGCCGAAGGCATATTGGGGGGCTCGAAACACTATGACGTCATGAGCTCGATCCCTCGCTCGCAGATCTACGGCAAAGAACAGTTCCGCGCCTTTATTTACACCTTTGGCAAAGTCACCCACCAACTGGGCGGCTACTTCAACGGACGTCGTTGA
- the feaR gene encoding transcriptional regulator FeaR: MNTVGSLHMHTGARGFEEWNHHLATHCGTFQCEPPAEQGLQAFSGGILPSSSGQAICPGSRIVSNCQHVHRQHRDIRQDDRDFYYLVMQMSGSGLMCQDDGQVMLSAHDLVLLDVNKPCDFYFNGLSDQLSLIIPRHFIESRFRHRQLLLNHRIAADSRLGMLTGLLTQQLFDAQPGCDEESEALLDALLALLRPNVTENLATPLPYQEQTQLHMLQKAKAFIEAQLINSDLTPSMIADRIGTSVRNLHRLFAHGDTTIGRYILERRLEQCAEQLKSEGAYEKVSSVAYQWGFSDVSHFSRSFKARYGVSPKAFRQH, from the coding sequence ATGAACACCGTTGGCTCCCTGCACATGCACACGGGTGCGCGCGGCTTCGAGGAGTGGAACCACCACTTGGCCACCCATTGCGGCACCTTCCAGTGCGAGCCACCCGCCGAGCAAGGGCTGCAGGCGTTTTCGGGGGGTATCCTGCCCTCCTCCAGTGGCCAAGCCATCTGCCCGGGCTCGCGAATCGTCAGCAACTGCCAACATGTGCACCGCCAACACCGCGATATTCGGCAGGATGACCGGGACTTTTATTACCTAGTGATGCAGATGAGTGGGTCAGGCCTGATGTGCCAGGACGACGGCCAGGTCATGCTCAGCGCCCATGACCTGGTACTGCTGGACGTCAACAAGCCGTGTGATTTCTATTTCAACGGCCTCTCCGATCAATTGTCGTTGATCATCCCGCGGCATTTTATCGAGTCGCGATTCCGTCACCGGCAGTTGCTGCTCAATCATCGGATCGCGGCTGATTCCAGGCTGGGGATGCTGACCGGGCTGCTCACCCAGCAATTGTTCGATGCACAGCCTGGGTGTGACGAGGAATCGGAGGCCTTGCTGGACGCGTTGTTGGCCTTGCTGCGCCCCAACGTCACTGAAAACCTGGCAACCCCCCTACCCTATCAAGAGCAAACCCAGCTTCACATGCTGCAAAAAGCCAAGGCCTTTATTGAAGCGCAGTTGATCAACAGTGACCTTACGCCGTCGATGATCGCCGACAGGATCGGCACGTCGGTGCGCAACCTGCACCGTCTGTTCGCCCACGGCGATACCACGATCGGCCGCTATATCCTGGAAAGACGATTGGAACAGTGTGCCGAGCAACTGAAAAGCGAGGGTGCCTACGAAAAGGTCTCCAGCGTGGCGTACCAGTGGGGCTTTAGCGACGTCAGCCATTTCTCACGTTCGTTCAAGGCGCGCTATGGCGTCTCGCCCAAGGCGTTTCGCCAACACTAG
- a CDS encoding lactate dehydrogenase — protein sequence MTSITASLVTPQLNLASLATSLPPAQTVTAQAAAVSAPAAIVTLGQATSSDTQVYSMRGVLTDAEPVSAWENSTAKDAVTSTLSNNFGSVDSASRFKNLGAALLTQLAKGGGSHYSQSVINSSKTTAAAQLASAQKSLHASTDNSISLTLTTASGKTITLSLASQANGLAVQMDVTGGDLSDTELAAVGKLADGFQSAIDGLTQVPPRLNLDGLSQFDKSVFTSVDLTSQLQVSDADVQTLSFHADADKQSVKASGPSGDVQLTVDTRNAAILGTAQQQAQALNAFLAQFDAAGKRGKGDADLMNLFKDAFTSLNGPSATASTSANSATPLDLNDTEHAMLTGLADFTASIKQTDASPNPMRSGETDSFEYTASQKTDVQGNPLDRSIAQQQQSHLKASYHKSLFPGTALALGNLNKDQNYYYYQLDDSASSTASIAYQKGELVDATLKQDASQTTKVSKYVMGKLEETTVTPKEVSKSQSYLQVIEAAVKQDQKAGLGSEGFRTQAAIAKAHDQVLQALNPYDNHAR from the coding sequence ATGACCTCGATAACGGCTTCACTTGTGACCCCGCAGCTTAACCTTGCCTCGCTGGCCACCAGCCTGCCGCCCGCCCAGACCGTAACCGCGCAGGCTGCGGCGGTGTCTGCACCAGCAGCCATCGTAACGCTTGGCCAAGCCACCAGCAGCGACACCCAGGTGTATTCGATGCGCGGCGTGCTGACCGATGCAGAGCCGGTCAGTGCGTGGGAGAACAGCACGGCCAAGGACGCGGTCACCTCGACGTTAAGCAACAATTTCGGCAGCGTGGACTCGGCCAGCCGGTTCAAGAACCTGGGCGCCGCGCTGCTCACCCAGTTGGCCAAGGGCGGTGGCAGCCACTACTCCCAGTCCGTGATCAACTCGTCGAAAACAACCGCGGCGGCGCAACTGGCCTCGGCGCAAAAAAGCCTGCACGCCAGCACCGACAACAGCATTTCGTTGACCCTGACCACGGCCAGTGGCAAGACCATTACCTTAAGCCTCGCCAGCCAAGCCAATGGCCTGGCGGTGCAGATGGACGTGACGGGCGGCGATCTGAGCGACACCGAATTGGCCGCCGTCGGCAAATTGGCCGATGGCTTTCAGTCGGCCATCGACGGCTTGACCCAAGTGCCACCGCGGCTGAACCTGGACGGGCTGTCCCAGTTCGACAAGAGCGTGTTCACCTCCGTGGACCTGACCTCGCAACTGCAAGTCAGCGACGCCGACGTCCAGACCCTGAGCTTTCACGCCGATGCCGACAAGCAAAGCGTCAAGGCCAGCGGCCCGAGTGGTGATGTGCAGTTGACGGTGGACACCCGCAATGCGGCGATCCTGGGCACCGCCCAACAGCAAGCCCAGGCGCTGAATGCCTTCCTCGCGCAGTTTGATGCCGCAGGCAAACGCGGCAAAGGCGATGCCGACCTGATGAACCTGTTCAAGGATGCCTTCACCTCGCTGAACGGCCCCTCGGCCACCGCGTCGACGTCGGCCAACAGCGCCACCCCACTGGATCTGAATGACACCGAGCACGCGATGTTGACGGGGCTGGCCGACTTCACCGCATCGATCAAGCAGACCGACGCCTCGCCCAACCCAATGCGCAGCGGCGAGACCGACAGTTTCGAATACACCGCGTCACAGAAAACCGACGTGCAGGGCAACCCGCTGGATCGCTCCATCGCCCAGCAACAGCAATCGCACCTGAAGGCCAGTTACCACAAAAGCCTGTTTCCCGGCACGGCATTGGCGCTGGGCAACCTGAACAAAGACCAGAACTATTACTACTACCAGCTCGATGACAGTGCCAGCAGCACGGCGAGCATCGCCTACCAGAAGGGCGAACTGGTCGACGCGACACTCAAGCAGGACGCTTCGCAAACCACCAAGGTATCGAAGTACGTGATGGGCAAGCTGGAAGAAACCACCGTGACGCCCAAAGAGGTGTCCAAGTCGCAGAGTTACTTGCAGGTGATCGAGGCGGCCGTCAAGCAGGACCAGAAAGCCGGGCTGGGCAGCGAGGGCTTTCGCACCCAGGCGGCGATAGCAAAGGCCCATGACCAGGTGTTGCAGGCATTGAACCCCTACGACAATCACGCGCGGTAA
- the feaR gene encoding transcriptional regulator FeaR: MNQDGLRHKTLHWDKAIWDACGAFTTHLRPEHSLFIGELSQRDLGGVGLAEVRTNAGQIAKPRQNVDNADDRYCFLIVQRKGFCQLHLDGHAIELAPGELAIMDQAGECSVEPQGLIEHVSISISRDRVRALSPHGSLSGKLQTRSPSGRLLRSLVNQILQDQEDCFTGDDGMGMQDAIIALLQPTLIERPNCQGLEDILEISGLRRQIERMVGEHLHSPELSPEWMANQLGISIRHLYRSFENSGDSVCRFIQRARLQRCASDLGNPCLRHENITEIAYRWGFSDSAHFSKIFKKQYQRSPRDYRVESAMCS, from the coding sequence ATGAATCAAGATGGGCTGCGGCATAAAACCCTGCACTGGGATAAAGCCATCTGGGATGCGTGCGGTGCATTTACCACCCACCTTCGTCCCGAACACTCGCTGTTTATTGGCGAATTGTCGCAACGTGACCTGGGTGGCGTCGGCCTGGCCGAAGTGCGCACCAACGCCGGGCAGATTGCAAAGCCTCGGCAGAACGTCGACAACGCTGATGACCGCTATTGCTTCCTGATCGTGCAGCGCAAAGGCTTTTGCCAGCTTCACCTGGATGGGCATGCCATCGAGCTTGCGCCCGGCGAATTGGCGATCATGGACCAGGCCGGTGAGTGCAGCGTCGAACCCCAAGGGTTGATCGAGCACGTCTCCATCTCGATTTCCCGCGACCGGGTGCGAGCCCTTAGCCCCCACGGCAGCTTGTCCGGGAAACTACAGACACGCTCACCCAGCGGCCGCTTGCTGCGCTCGCTGGTCAATCAGATCCTGCAAGACCAGGAAGACTGCTTTACCGGCGATGACGGCATGGGCATGCAGGACGCGATCATTGCGCTGCTGCAGCCGACGCTGATCGAGCGGCCCAATTGCCAGGGGCTAGAAGACATTTTGGAAATCAGCGGGCTGCGCCGGCAAATCGAGCGCATGGTCGGCGAGCACCTGCACAGCCCCGAGTTAAGCCCCGAGTGGATGGCCAACCAGTTGGGCATCTCTATACGGCACCTGTACCGCTCCTTTGAAAACAGCGGCGACAGTGTCTGCCGTTTCATTCAACGGGCGCGCCTGCAGCGCTGCGCCAGCGACCTGGGCAACCCGTGCCTGCGGCATGAGAACATCACTGAGATCGCCTATCGCTGGGGGTTCTCGGACTCGGCGCACTTCAGCAAGATCTTCAAGAAACAGTACCAGCGGTCCCCGCGCGATTACCGCGTCGAATCGGCGATGTGTTCCTGA
- a CDS encoding APC family permease: MWSIVFFVLATNGPLTGLIGAVPTAIQMGNGIGIPGTFLVVGLAYLLFAVGFVAMGRHIRNAGAFYAYVSTGLGRPLGTASAFLAIVAYAGMQVACYGLIGFFSADALSHLGWTVPWWLVSIVIAIVVQFFGTRNVAFNGRFLGLLMLAEMAVIVVFDAAVVYHGGGPAGFSMTAFAPSNVFVPGFGAALVFVGAAFMGFETTAIYAEEARDPARTLPRATYLALLIIMGFFAVSSWLLVVAVGPDQIVAGVTQDPGGIWFALATHLVGPGLADAMNILLITSLFAVLLSFHNSLSRYLYAMGREGILWHRFARTHQVHNTPYVASTVQTLFSVILLAVFGLFHVDPMTQVLPIGSAPATIGIVAVQLLTSLAVIRFFHRERHGTNVWQRLLAPLGSAIALACGLTVIVTNMPLLTGGDSIFNDAIPLGMLAVALIGIVTAYWFKFARPELYQGLSRILNEV, translated from the coding sequence ATGTGGAGCATCGTTTTCTTTGTGCTGGCGACCAACGGGCCGCTGACCGGCCTGATTGGTGCCGTACCGACGGCCATTCAAATGGGTAACGGCATCGGCATCCCCGGTACGTTCCTGGTGGTTGGCCTGGCGTACCTGCTGTTTGCCGTCGGGTTTGTGGCCATGGGGCGCCATATTCGCAACGCCGGTGCCTTTTATGCCTACGTGTCCACTGGGCTGGGCCGGCCGCTGGGTACCGCGTCAGCCTTCCTGGCCATCGTGGCCTACGCCGGGATGCAGGTCGCCTGTTACGGGCTGATCGGCTTTTTCAGCGCCGATGCACTGTCCCACCTGGGCTGGACCGTGCCGTGGTGGCTGGTCTCGATCGTGATAGCCATCGTGGTGCAGTTTTTCGGCACGCGTAACGTCGCCTTCAACGGCCGCTTCCTGGGCTTGTTGATGCTGGCCGAGATGGCCGTGATCGTGGTGTTCGACGCCGCAGTGGTGTACCACGGCGGCGGGCCAGCAGGTTTCAGCATGACCGCCTTCGCGCCCAGCAACGTCTTCGTGCCAGGTTTCGGCGCGGCGCTGGTGTTTGTCGGCGCAGCCTTCATGGGCTTTGAAACCACGGCCATCTACGCCGAGGAAGCGCGAGATCCGGCGCGCACCCTGCCGCGGGCAACCTACCTGGCCTTGCTGATTATCATGGGCTTTTTCGCCGTGTCGTCCTGGCTGCTGGTGGTTGCCGTGGGCCCTGACCAGATCGTCGCAGGCGTGACCCAGGACCCGGGCGGCATCTGGTTCGCACTGGCAACCCACCTGGTGGGCCCAGGTTTGGCCGATGCCATGAACATTCTGTTGATCACCAGCTTGTTCGCGGTGCTGCTCAGCTTTCACAACTCGTTGTCGCGCTACCTGTATGCCATGGGGCGCGAAGGCATCTTGTGGCACCGGTTTGCTCGCACGCACCAGGTGCACAACACCCCGTACGTTGCCAGCACCGTGCAAACGCTGTTCAGCGTGATCTTGCTGGCGGTATTCGGCCTGTTTCACGTAGACCCGATGACCCAGGTACTGCCCATTGGTAGTGCACCGGCCACCATCGGGATTGTCGCGGTGCAGCTGTTGACCTCCCTTGCGGTGATTCGCTTTTTCCACCGCGAGCGGCACGGCACCAACGTCTGGCAACGCCTGCTGGCGCCATTGGGCAGTGCGATTGCCCTGGCGTGCGGCTTGACGGTGATCGTCACCAACATGCCGCTGTTGACCGGCGGCGATTCGATTTTCAACGACGCGATTCCCTTGGGCATGCTAGCGGTCGCCTTGATCGGCATCGTTACGGCCTACTGGTTCAAGTTCGCGCGTCCCGAGTTGTACCAGGGCCTGTCGAGGATCCTGAACGAGGTGTGA